The Candidatus Hydrogenedentota bacterium genome has a window encoding:
- a CDS encoding SUMF1/EgtB/PvdO family nonheme iron enzyme has protein sequence MVPPTVQGKQGVCFNCGQPLRIPSAGDVSRHLNLQFELGDKIADRYVIEEYIGRGGMGVVYRSHDTLVDETVALKFMNPKLLKTSKGKRLFIQEAQIARRLRHENIVAVHDVSWTNEGILYLSMEFAEGQSLRSYLRKHRQERRFVDVRLSVTYLTQILRALENAHRTVIHRDIKPENLILMPGERIKVLDFGLAKAVQEEFLKSDTEEQQATNVIGTLAYTAPEQRRGFQVDPRTDIYAVGLVFHELLTLRTPMDEPVTVEQVRQDVSPSLLQVLKRALHPEKEHRWQNAREFRRALEQAFNESYRRLTEQIEVVATDRGDVSTENMVYMEGGNFLMGNDAIRESAPEAEVHVAPFWIDAYPVTVKEYQAYREATGAPEPKLWRDPNFNGPDQPVVGVSWQDAQKYADWAGKRLPTEAQWEFAARGKDNRKYPWGNLPPDTTRCNFGDYLGMPSIVTMHEDGRTPDNVYDMAGNVMEWMLDPFIPYKQIRQEPDIILDAPRRVVRGGCFNSPVDELINYVRRGLFPESQLPTVGFRCVLPAKD, from the coding sequence ATGGTGCCCCCTACGGTACAGGGGAAGCAGGGGGTTTGTTTCAACTGCGGCCAGCCGCTGCGCATTCCCAGCGCGGGCGATGTCAGCCGCCACCTGAACCTCCAGTTCGAACTGGGCGATAAAATCGCCGATCGCTACGTGATTGAGGAATACATCGGCCGCGGCGGCATGGGTGTGGTCTATCGCTCGCACGACACGCTCGTGGACGAGACGGTGGCGCTTAAATTCATGAATCCCAAGCTCTTGAAGACCTCCAAGGGCAAGCGCCTGTTCATCCAGGAGGCCCAGATCGCGCGGCGCCTGCGCCACGAGAACATCGTCGCCGTGCATGACGTGAGCTGGACCAACGAGGGCATTCTCTACCTTTCCATGGAGTTTGCGGAGGGGCAATCCCTGCGATCTTACCTTCGTAAGCACCGCCAGGAACGCCGCTTTGTGGATGTTCGCCTCAGCGTCACCTACCTGACCCAGATCCTCCGCGCGCTGGAAAACGCGCACCGCACCGTCATCCACCGCGACATCAAGCCGGAGAACCTCATCCTCATGCCCGGCGAGCGTATCAAGGTGCTCGATTTCGGCCTGGCCAAGGCCGTTCAGGAGGAATTCCTCAAGAGCGATACGGAAGAGCAGCAGGCGACCAACGTCATCGGCACCCTGGCCTACACCGCCCCCGAGCAGCGCCGCGGATTCCAGGTGGACCCCCGGACCGACATCTACGCGGTCGGCCTTGTCTTCCACGAGTTGCTCACCCTCCGCACGCCGATGGACGAGCCCGTCACCGTCGAGCAGGTGCGCCAGGACGTCTCCCCGTCGCTCCTGCAGGTGCTCAAGCGCGCCCTCCACCCGGAGAAGGAACACCGCTGGCAGAATGCCCGGGAATTCCGCCGCGCCCTGGAGCAGGCCTTCAATGAATCCTACCGCCGCCTCACCGAGCAGATCGAAGTGGTCGCGACCGACCGCGGCGACGTCTCCACCGAAAACATGGTGTACATGGAGGGCGGCAACTTCCTCATGGGGAACGACGCCATCCGCGAGTCCGCGCCCGAGGCCGAGGTCCACGTGGCGCCCTTCTGGATCGACGCCTACCCGGTGACGGTGAAGGAATACCAGGCCTACCGCGAGGCCACCGGGGCGCCGGAACCCAAGCTCTGGCGCGACCCGAACTTCAACGGCCCGGACCAGCCGGTGGTCGGCGTGTCCTGGCAAGACGCCCAGAAATACGCCGATTGGGCCGGGAAGCGCCTCCCCACCGAGGCGCAATGGGAGTTCGCCGCGCGGGGCAAGGACAACCGGAAGTATCCGTGGGGGAACCTGCCGCCGGACACGACCCGGTGCAATTTCGGCGATTACCTCGGCATGCCGTCTATTGTGACCATGCACGAGGACGGGCGCACGCCGGACAATGTCTACGACATGGCGGGCAACGTCATGGAGTGGATGCTCGACCCCTTCATCCCCTATAAGCAGATCCGCCAGGAGCCGGATATCATTCTCGACGCGCCCCGGCGCGTGGTGCGCGGGGGGTGCTTCAATTCGCCCGTCGACGAGCTCATCAACTACGTCCGGCGCGGGCTCTTCCCCGAGTCCCAATTGCCCACCGTCGGTTTCCGGTGCGTCCTGCCCGCCAAAGACTGA
- a CDS encoding FKBP-type peptidyl-prolyl cis-trans isomerase yields MLLVATALLLPLAAAAQEEKAPAVNLDSELAKECYSAGMIIGKSISEPGIELDVEAFVAGFSAALKGEESAMDDEAMREAFRALQNKLRAAAQEKAQAMAVSSKAEGDAFLAENAQKEGVKTTDSGLQYRVIKDGDGPMPQSTDRVSVYYKGTFINGEEFDSSLEEPVTFGVTQVIRGWTEALMMMKVGSKWELAIPSDLAYGPQGNPSIPPNSVLLFEVELLGIAE; encoded by the coding sequence ATGCTTCTCGTCGCAACCGCCCTTCTCCTTCCCCTCGCGGCCGCGGCCCAGGAAGAGAAGGCGCCCGCCGTCAATCTTGATTCCGAACTGGCCAAAGAGTGCTACTCCGCGGGCATGATCATTGGCAAGAGCATTTCCGAGCCGGGCATCGAGCTGGACGTGGAAGCGTTCGTCGCCGGCTTCTCCGCCGCCCTCAAGGGCGAGGAAAGCGCTATGGATGACGAAGCCATGCGCGAGGCCTTCCGCGCGCTGCAGAACAAGCTCCGCGCCGCCGCGCAGGAAAAGGCCCAGGCGATGGCCGTCTCCTCCAAAGCCGAGGGCGACGCATTCCTGGCCGAGAATGCCCAAAAGGAAGGCGTCAAGACCACCGACAGCGGCCTGCAATACCGCGTAATCAAGGATGGCGACGGCCCCATGCCCCAGAGCACGGACCGGGTGTCCGTATACTACAAGGGAACCTTCATTAACGGCGAGGAGTTCGACAGCTCCCTGGAGGAGCCGGTGACCTTCGGCGTGACCCAGGTTATCCGGGGCTGGACCGAGGCGCTCATGATGATGAAGGTCGGCTCGAAGTGGGAACTCGCCATCCCCAGCGATTTGGCCTACGGACCGCAAGGCAACCCGAGCATCCCGCCGAACTCCGTGCTCCTTTTTGAAGTCGAGCTGCTGGGTATCGCCGAGTAA
- a CDS encoding DUF1499 domain-containing protein — protein MTTKLVLLLAFAALATLIGGPLGAWFGLLPPLAGAGIFLVSGLLGVAAMIAGAAVAVQHQAYFAAMIGMLGCLPAVAVAAAVLGGLRHPAINDIATDLDDPPALSAAAALPENAGRDLAFPPENAPIIREHYPELAPLRVNQPPETVYRRARSLATARGFSWEITDESLEGLRFEATASTRLFRWKDDIALRIRPNGEGGAIIDMRSKSREGKGDLGANERRIRKFLEALANP, from the coding sequence GTGACAACCAAACTGGTCCTTTTGCTCGCGTTCGCCGCGCTCGCCACCTTGATTGGCGGTCCGCTCGGCGCCTGGTTCGGCCTCCTGCCGCCGCTCGCGGGCGCCGGAATCTTCCTGGTCAGCGGCCTACTCGGCGTTGCGGCCATGATCGCCGGCGCCGCCGTGGCCGTGCAGCATCAGGCCTATTTTGCCGCCATGATCGGCATGCTCGGCTGTCTCCCCGCCGTCGCGGTGGCGGCGGCTGTCCTCGGGGGCCTGCGCCATCCCGCGATTAACGACATCGCCACCGACCTGGACGATCCGCCCGCTCTTTCCGCCGCCGCGGCGTTGCCGGAAAACGCGGGTCGCGACCTGGCCTTCCCTCCGGAAAATGCGCCCATCATCCGCGAGCACTACCCCGAACTCGCGCCGCTCCGCGTCAATCAGCCCCCCGAAACCGTCTACCGCCGCGCGCGAAGCCTCGCCACGGCGCGGGGATTCTCGTGGGAAATCACGGACGAAAGTCTGGAGGGCCTGCGCTTTGAAGCCACCGCAAGCACCCGCCTGTTCCGCTGGAAGGACGATATCGCACTGCGCATCCGGCCCAACGGCGAAGGCGGCGCGATCATCGACATGCGATCCAAGTCCCGCGAAGGCAAGGGCGACCTGGGCGCAAACGAGCGCCGTATCCGGAAGTTCCTCGAAGCCCTCGCCAACCCCTGA
- a CDS encoding PQQ-dependent sugar dehydrogenase, whose translation MKSLALVPILIIQAIFLAGCPAPEIPGSGLPNTGNPESDAGPALRLALVAQGLDRPLFAAAAPGQPDRVYIVEQGGRIRIAEGGGVRAEHFLDIAPLLGSTLGERGLLGLAFHPAYEANGRFYVYYTNTEGAAVLALYCRFADDEYRADPATASVLLTIPQPFNNHNGGMLAFGPDGYLYVASGDGGSGNDPQNNGQSLGTLLGKILRIDVDGAAPYAVPPDNPFVGVAGALPEIWAYGLRNPWRMSFDRETGDLWIADVGQNALEEINFQPAESAGGENYGWRNREGSICRPGETQCALPGAVDPIYEYSREGSQSITGGYVYRGAGIPGLAGTYFFADFISGEVFSLVRDGDSVAVANETAALNSGAITITRLASFGEDSEGELLLVDYGAGAVYQLTVDS comes from the coding sequence ATGAAATCGCTGGCGCTTGTTCCAATTCTGATCATACAGGCCATTTTCCTTGCTGGATGCCCCGCCCCGGAGATCCCGGGGAGCGGGCTGCCCAACACGGGCAATCCCGAATCCGACGCCGGGCCGGCGCTGCGCCTGGCGCTTGTCGCTCAGGGCCTGGACCGGCCCCTGTTCGCGGCGGCGGCCCCGGGCCAGCCGGACCGCGTCTATATCGTCGAGCAGGGCGGGCGGATCCGGATCGCCGAGGGCGGCGGCGTACGCGCGGAACACTTCCTGGATATCGCCCCGCTGCTCGGAAGCACGCTCGGCGAGCGCGGCCTGCTGGGGCTGGCCTTCCACCCCGCCTATGAGGCGAACGGGCGCTTCTACGTCTACTACACCAACACCGAGGGCGCGGCGGTGCTGGCGCTCTATTGCCGCTTCGCGGACGACGAATACCGGGCGGATCCCGCGACCGCGTCGGTGTTGTTGACGATTCCGCAGCCGTTCAACAACCACAACGGCGGCATGCTGGCCTTCGGGCCGGATGGTTACCTGTACGTCGCGTCCGGGGACGGCGGCAGCGGCAACGACCCGCAGAACAACGGCCAGTCCCTCGGTACACTGCTGGGCAAGATCCTGCGGATCGATGTGGATGGCGCCGCGCCGTACGCCGTTCCGCCCGACAACCCCTTTGTGGGCGTTGCGGGCGCCCTGCCGGAGATCTGGGCCTACGGCCTGCGCAATCCGTGGCGCATGAGTTTCGACCGGGAGACGGGCGACCTGTGGATCGCGGATGTGGGGCAGAACGCGCTGGAGGAGATCAATTTTCAGCCGGCAGAAAGTGCGGGCGGGGAAAACTATGGCTGGCGGAATCGGGAGGGGAGCATTTGCCGGCCCGGTGAGACGCAATGCGCGCTGCCCGGGGCCGTCGATCCCATCTATGAATACTCGCGGGAGGGAAGCCAGTCCATCACGGGGGGCTACGTGTATCGTGGCGCGGGCATCCCGGGCCTGGCCGGTACGTATTTCTTCGCGGACTTCATCAGCGGCGAGGTGTTCAGCCTGGTGCGCGACGGGGATTCGGTGGCGGTGGCCAACGAGACGGCGGCGCTGAACAGCGGCGCGATTACCATCACCCGGCTGGCTTCGTTCGGGGAGGATTCGGAGGGGGAATTGCTGCTCGTGGACTACGGCGCGGGCGCGGTCTATCAGTTGACAGTTGACAGTTGA
- a CDS encoding DUF1015 domain-containing protein, which yields MLEVKGFRGLRYQQAAVPNLDDAITPPYDVITPEERAGLADRSPYSLVHLILPEARDGREKYEDAAATLEAWIAQGVLKQDDAPGVYLLRQHFTDLDGAPQVRKAFFAIIRLPEADENYVLGHERTFAKPVEDRLRLTEATEANLGAVFGLYADPAGVLAPLLNQMEKQPPEAVAHTIDGVKQEFWRADDDTLVRDFFKEQTIYIADGHHRFQTACAYRDALREKGALPPDHPANFALMGFVAFDDPGLKIYPPHRVVAPPEGFDADAFLRDLGAWFRITPVASELPAAVKAAADLGTLGVAIPGKGDYLLEFTGDRVEFLGDDRGPSWRDLDVALLHRGIIERVLGIPEGTVFTYEKSAAGAMKAAHEGGNLSFILQPTPAEQICACADAKEPMPQKSTYFFPKLCSGAVIHRLK from the coding sequence ATGCTCGAAGTCAAGGGATTCCGCGGGCTCCGCTACCAGCAGGCCGCCGTGCCCAATCTGGATGACGCCATCACGCCGCCCTACGACGTAATCACGCCGGAAGAACGCGCTGGGCTGGCCGATCGCAGCCCATACAGCCTGGTTCACCTTATTCTCCCGGAAGCGCGAGATGGCCGCGAAAAGTATGAGGACGCCGCCGCGACGCTGGAGGCGTGGATCGCCCAGGGCGTCCTGAAACAGGACGATGCCCCCGGCGTCTACCTGCTCCGGCAGCACTTCACCGATCTCGACGGCGCCCCGCAGGTGCGCAAGGCCTTCTTCGCCATCATCCGCCTGCCGGAAGCCGATGAGAACTACGTGCTCGGGCACGAGCGCACCTTCGCCAAGCCGGTGGAGGATCGCCTGCGCCTCACCGAAGCGACCGAAGCGAATCTCGGGGCCGTTTTCGGGCTCTACGCCGACCCGGCGGGCGTCTTGGCGCCCCTTTTGAACCAGATGGAGAAGCAGCCGCCCGAAGCGGTCGCCCACACCATCGACGGAGTCAAGCAGGAGTTCTGGCGCGCCGATGACGATACGCTCGTGCGCGATTTCTTCAAGGAGCAAACCATCTACATCGCCGATGGGCACCACCGCTTCCAGACCGCCTGCGCCTACCGCGACGCGCTGCGCGAGAAGGGCGCGCTGCCGCCCGATCACCCGGCGAACTTCGCGCTGATGGGCTTTGTCGCGTTCGACGACCCCGGGCTCAAGATCTATCCGCCCCACCGCGTGGTGGCGCCGCCGGAAGGCTTCGACGCGGACGCCTTCCTGCGCGATCTGGGCGCCTGGTTCCGGATCACGCCGGTGGCGAGCGAGCTGCCCGCCGCCGTGAAGGCCGCCGCCGACCTCGGGACACTGGGCGTGGCGATCCCGGGCAAGGGCGATTATCTGCTGGAATTCACCGGTGACCGCGTCGAATTCCTGGGGGATGACCGCGGGCCGTCCTGGCGCGACCTGGACGTGGCGCTGCTGCACCGCGGCATTATCGAACGCGTGCTCGGCATTCCCGAAGGCACGGTGTTCACCTACGAGAAAAGCGCGGCGGGCGCCATGAAGGCGGCGCACGAGGGCGGAAACCTCTCGTTCATCCTCCAGCCCACGCCGGCGGAACAGATCTGCGCCTGCGCCGACGCGAAGGAGCCCATGCCGCAAAAATCGACCTATTTCTTCCCCAAGCTGTGCAGCGGCGCGGTCATCCACCGCCTGAAGTAA
- a CDS encoding MipA/OmpV family protein, translating into MQYRPVTAFGNVFFRGLARLAIVFLAVTTTKPSTAEDVLATPVDEDSVTTVSLGAGGLVLPDFEGAKDHSVFPVPIIEVRNFHGFNLSLRGLSYRLYRWENGAESEFKKVQLRIEPALNPSASREEDNDFLFFTRGDSRYLRGLGDVNTGLDAGVDTYLRTGPVQTRLSLRQEIAGGHDGFTAQLGLGTRIPFSERTRLGIEASTTWANDTYMDAFFSIDRRQAFRSIYSRYDADAGFKDAGIGIRFDHEFTDRVALLAALRYARLIGDAADSPIVEGPGGSEDQFTALFGITYSWRFGD; encoded by the coding sequence ATGCAGTACCGTCCTGTCACCGCTTTCGGCAATGTGTTCTTTCGGGGTCTGGCCCGGTTGGCGATCGTGTTTTTGGCGGTCACTACCACGAAACCGTCGACCGCCGAGGATGTGCTGGCGACGCCGGTGGACGAGGATTCGGTGACCACGGTGTCCCTGGGCGCGGGGGGGCTGGTGCTTCCGGATTTTGAGGGCGCGAAGGATCACAGCGTGTTTCCCGTGCCGATCATTGAAGTCCGGAACTTTCACGGGTTCAATCTGTCGCTGCGGGGGCTTTCGTACCGGCTCTATCGCTGGGAGAACGGCGCGGAAAGTGAGTTCAAGAAAGTCCAGTTGCGTATCGAGCCGGCGCTGAACCCCTCGGCGTCGCGGGAGGAGGACAACGACTTCCTCTTCTTCACGCGCGGGGACAGCCGCTATCTGCGCGGGCTGGGCGATGTGAATACCGGGCTGGACGCCGGCGTGGATACCTACCTGCGCACCGGGCCGGTACAGACGCGGCTTTCGCTGCGCCAGGAGATCGCGGGCGGGCACGACGGCTTCACGGCGCAATTGGGCCTGGGCACCCGCATCCCGTTTTCCGAGCGAACGCGCCTGGGCATCGAAGCGTCCACCACGTGGGCGAACGACACGTACATGGACGCGTTCTTCAGCATCGACCGGCGCCAGGCGTTCCGCAGCATATACAGCCGCTACGACGCGGACGCCGGATTCAAGGACGCGGGCATCGGTATCCGCTTCGACCACGAGTTCACCGACCGGGTGGCCTTGCTGGCGGCGCTTCGATACGCGCGGCTCATCGGCGACGCGGCGGACAGCCCGATCGTGGAGGGGCCCGGCGGATCCGAAGACCAATTCACCGCGCTGTTCGGAATCACGTATTCGTGGCGCTTCGGGGACTGA
- a CDS encoding sulfatase-like hydrolase/transferase encodes MYKHLNLGAIALVALIALISHRAAARDAPPNVIIIYTDDQGTVDAGAYGAVDLKTPGIDRIAREGVRFTQFYAPAPVCSPSRAGLLTGRYPVRAGVPGNVPSRRGHEGGMPPEQYTLAELFRDAGYRTAHIGKWHLGHTPETMPNEQGFDYSYGHMGGCIDNYSHFFYWAGPNQHDLYRNGEEIFENGQFFPDRMVEEAAGFMRDHRDAPFFIYFAMNAPHYPYQGEPEWLEHYRGAGTPYPRDLYAAFLSTLDERVGSLLDALDALGLAEDTIVVFQSDHGHSVEERAHFGGGSAGPYRGAKFSLFEGGIRVPAIIRWPGKLEAGGVRDQMAHGCDWFPTLAALCGISTADRDLDGKSLAALLNDPAAPSPHEALHWYVGGAEQPQWAVRQGDWKLIGQPRDPTLPAGESLPPHVLVNLREDPGERENRVESDPDVFQRLLALHEAWAAGATAE; translated from the coding sequence ATGTACAAACATCTGAACCTGGGCGCCATCGCGCTCGTTGCCCTGATCGCCCTGATCTCGCATCGCGCCGCCGCCCGGGATGCGCCGCCAAACGTCATCATCATCTACACCGACGACCAGGGAACGGTGGACGCGGGAGCCTATGGCGCGGTCGACCTGAAAACCCCGGGCATCGACCGCATCGCGCGGGAGGGCGTCCGCTTCACCCAGTTCTACGCGCCCGCGCCCGTGTGTTCGCCGTCGCGCGCGGGCCTGCTCACCGGCCGCTACCCCGTCCGCGCGGGCGTGCCGGGGAATGTGCCCTCCCGTCGCGGCCACGAAGGCGGCATGCCCCCCGAGCAGTACACGCTCGCGGAGCTCTTCCGGGACGCGGGCTACCGCACGGCGCACATCGGCAAATGGCACCTGGGCCACACGCCGGAGACCATGCCGAACGAGCAGGGCTTCGACTACTCCTACGGCCACATGGGCGGCTGTATCGACAACTACTCCCACTTCTTCTACTGGGCGGGCCCGAACCAGCATGACCTGTACCGGAACGGCGAGGAAATCTTCGAGAACGGCCAGTTCTTCCCGGACCGCATGGTGGAGGAGGCCGCGGGCTTCATGCGGGACCACCGCGACGCGCCGTTCTTTATCTACTTCGCGATGAACGCGCCGCACTACCCCTACCAGGGCGAGCCGGAATGGCTGGAACACTACCGCGGCGCGGGAACACCCTACCCCCGCGATCTCTACGCGGCGTTCCTGAGCACCCTGGATGAACGCGTCGGAAGCCTCCTGGACGCCCTCGATGCGCTGGGGCTGGCGGAAGACACCATCGTCGTGTTTCAGTCGGACCACGGGCATTCGGTGGAGGAGCGCGCACACTTCGGCGGCGGAAGCGCCGGCCCCTACCGCGGCGCCAAGTTCAGCCTCTTCGAGGGCGGCATCCGCGTGCCCGCGATCATCCGGTGGCCGGGCAAACTGGAAGCGGGCGGCGTCCGCGACCAGATGGCGCATGGCTGCGACTGGTTTCCCACGCTGGCGGCACTCTGCGGCATCTCCACCGCCGATCGCGACCTGGATGGAAAGAGCCTGGCGGCGCTGCTGAATGATCCGGCGGCCCCCTCCCCGCACGAGGCCCTGCACTGGTACGTGGGCGGGGCGGAGCAGCCGCAGTGGGCCGTGCGCCAGGGCGACTGGAAGCTCATCGGCCAGCCGCGCGACCCCACCTTGCCCGCGGGCGAATCGCTCCCGCCCCATGTCCTCGTTAACCTGCGCGAAGACCCCGGCGAGCGGGAAAATCGGGTTGAGTCCGATCCGGACGTCTTCCAGCGCCTGCTCGCGCTGCACGAGGCCTGGGCCGCCGGCGCGACCGCGGAGTAG
- a CDS encoding SDR family oxidoreductase: MDKRSILITGGTGILGSWVLGRALERGFAPVVLMRDATLEQARQRLEAVLALPGYAGRLDEVRILLGDTCAPDLGLSDAQREALRGELDMVIHCAASISFNPKKDFELQAANVDGLRHMINLLDGTDVPLYHVSTAYVAGMHTGRALENELLDTVCKNTYERTKREAECLFGEALASGRVRGAIFRPSVIVGALDGGLISQFHNFYSILRMVDVVERGQLPVGESLRLQGNPESTLNLIPVDWVADALWRIVEREGASGQTYHLTNPNPCKLRELNDWATRTLNPSGCQMGFQPRLDGEITRAEQVANASLSLYRYYLQDEPVFDRANTDRALAGSLPCPHLDGDFFDMLLAYARQQEWVGAFGCKLRGLLLDEDPRGSQIAVDRLQKDLAEDLAVAGQPA; encoded by the coding sequence ATGGATAAGCGATCAATATTGATAACCGGCGGAACCGGAATCCTGGGTAGCTGGGTTCTCGGCCGCGCGCTCGAGCGTGGATTTGCCCCGGTAGTATTGATGCGTGATGCCACCCTGGAGCAGGCGCGCCAGCGGCTGGAGGCGGTGTTGGCGTTGCCGGGCTATGCCGGGCGTCTGGACGAAGTCCGAATCCTGCTGGGCGATACCTGTGCGCCGGATCTGGGGCTCAGCGATGCGCAGCGCGAAGCGCTTCGCGGCGAGTTGGACATGGTCATCCACTGCGCCGCCAGCATCAGTTTTAACCCGAAGAAGGACTTTGAGTTGCAGGCCGCGAATGTGGACGGGCTGCGCCATATGATCAACCTCCTCGACGGCACGGACGTGCCGCTCTATCACGTGAGCACGGCGTATGTGGCCGGGATGCACACGGGCCGGGCGCTCGAGAACGAATTGCTGGACACGGTGTGCAAAAACACCTACGAGCGGACGAAGCGCGAGGCGGAGTGCCTGTTTGGCGAGGCGCTCGCCAGCGGCCGCGTTCGCGGCGCGATCTTCCGCCCCTCGGTTATCGTCGGAGCGCTTGACGGCGGCCTCATCAGCCAGTTCCACAATTTTTACAGCATCCTGCGCATGGTGGATGTGGTCGAGCGCGGCCAGCTTCCCGTGGGCGAGAGTTTGCGGCTTCAGGGCAACCCCGAATCGACGCTGAATCTGATTCCCGTGGATTGGGTCGCCGATGCGCTGTGGCGGATCGTCGAGCGGGAAGGGGCCTCGGGACAGACCTACCATCTGACGAACCCCAACCCGTGCAAACTGCGCGAACTCAACGACTGGGCCACGCGGACGCTGAATCCCTCGGGCTGCCAGATGGGCTTCCAGCCGCGCCTGGACGGCGAAATCACGCGCGCGGAGCAGGTGGCGAACGCGTCGCTTTCGCTCTACCGCTACTACCTTCAGGACGAACCGGTCTTTGATCGCGCCAACACGGATCGCGCGCTCGCCGGATCGCTCCCCTGCCCGCATCTGGATGGCGACTTCTTCGACATGCTGCTGGCCTACGCCCGGCAGCAGGAGTGGGTGGGCGCGTTCGGCTGCAAGCTTCGCGGCCTGCTGCTGGACGAAGATCCCCGCGGATCCCAGATCGCGGTGGACCGGCTCCAGAAGGATCTGGCCGAGGACCTGGCGGTCGCGGGCCAGCCGGCCTGA